Within the Salvia hispanica cultivar TCC Black 2014 chromosome 4, UniMelb_Shisp_WGS_1.0, whole genome shotgun sequence genome, the region TTCAGATTGCTCCAGTTATACATGAATGGACATATGATGCGATGTGCCATGATTTACTAAATATGGACGGAAATAAATACATCCATGAGGTAGTGTCTCTGAGATCTTACCAGacagtttgattaaatttttggaAGTTCCTCAGCCATGTTAAGTAATCATAATGGTCAGGTTCCAAGCAAGACAGGTGGTCGCCCTGAGAAGAAAGAGGTTCTTTTGGAGGATCATGACCCTATCTGGTTAGAGCTCCGACATGCACATATAGCTGATGTACGTATGGAGAATCCtcctatatatttattgatatttcgTCTGAGATTTGAATCAATTGCTATATTTACTTAAATCAATTATCAGGCAAGTGAGCGGCTGCATGAGAAAATGACAAACTTCGTATCGAAAAATAAGGCTGCACAAATTCATGGTTCAAGGTTGGTTGATATATACCTTGGTTGGTTCCTGAAAAATTTGGTGGATCGAACACATGCCaacttttaatattaaaatagtctTAGATTATGATTGTTACGGAGTTAGATAATTAATCTCTcaacttataattaaaatatactccattagaTATCTTACTAGTTTACAAGGTACTTGTAGCCTATAACTATGTTTCTGCCGaccatttaaataaaactatatttcGGTCTGAGAGCCTATTTAGGGTTTGTTTAGGTTCCTTGTTTTGTCAAGAAAAAGATCCTtgtaagctaaaaacatagttaGAAAATTTACATTCTCTTAACTTATATCATGTCAAGCAAACTAAACAAGCCCTTAAATGCATAATATCTAAAGCTATTGTTATTGTACAGTTGATAGGTAGGATTTAACattaaatatgttatttttacaCGGCAGATTTTCAATGGTGTAGTCTTATTTTAAGTGTAACTATTAGCCTCAGTCACCTTGTTACTTGTTAGACCATCCCTGCTCTTTCCTTCTTGTTTTGGATGTCGATTAAAATTGTCTTGGATCTTTTGGTTGGGTTAAAGAGCTGAGGTTTTGCAtctctctttttctatttaaagtTGCATATCTCATAGCAGTACATAATGCTGCTATGAGATTTTGAACCATCCaagtataaaaaaagtgaagtatgattatgattatcaATTTGGAACGACGAAGTCTTAACAGAATTTCATCTATGGGGTCTTAGTTCCATGGAGTACACGTTCAGTTATATGGATATATTTAGATATACCTAAAATCCCTAATAATTCCAAAAGTCCCTGTCTCACTTTTTCATGCTTCTGTATTGTATCAATGGTATATAAACACGTGTCCTGCTAGTCATGGTATATGTGATCTATTGTGTACATTAAATATGCAGATCTGGTGGTGAATTGTCAACGCGGGACTTGCAAAAGATGGTTCAAGCTTTGCCTCAATATAGTGAACAAATTGAAAAGCTCTCCCTCCATGTTGATGTGAGTTTTAGTGTATTCCTGgctgaaatttttttaatgcttttACTTGACCATGTTGTCACATAAGTGGTGTTTCTAACGATCTACTAAGATCTTATCTTGAACTAGAGTAATGCTCtatatttcatcatttttatttgtttgtttgtcaCTCAAGTCGCATGTAAATATAACAGTGGCAGACTGTGGATGATACTGGTTAAAGATAAATGGTATATGTTTGCTCGTTTTGATTGCACTTTGAATCttaacaaatagaaaaaaatgtaattaggGTCTTGGAGAAGCAAATAAATTACCGAAAGCTTTAAGATATCATTATCGTATCATAATGTTTGTGAATCCATCAGTTGATACATAGATGTAGTAATTCTTTTTCATTGCTAGACTCTTTTTATGAACTCTAAAATAATGAtatgtttattaaaattttgtaatatgtACCACTTGATTATTAAAGATTTTTGACTAATAAATATAAGCAACAGATCTGTAAATTAACTCCAAAAATCaaactctatttttatttctggGTTGACTAGTTTCTTATGTGTTTCTTCAGATTGCAggaaaaattaacaaaattatcagGGAATCTGGGCTTAAAGATGTTGGTCAACTAGAGCAGGATCTTGTTTTCGGAGATGCAGGAACCAAggatattattaattttcttagaGCAAAAGAGGTGAGTTGCGTTTTCCTTTGTACTGAAAAAGGGAAGAAGCTTGTATGCTGATGACGGATGTAATTTATAATGTTCAATTGTTGGCAGGATATATCACGGGAATATAAATTGCGATTATTGATGATTTATGCTGCCGTATATCCTGAAAAGTTTGACGATGATAAAATCTCAAAACTAATGGAGGTTAGTGctaagtttgaattttatttttaacagtCCAGGGTCCATGACATGGCCTCATAACCTTGTGGATGTAGTTGTTAATACCATATGGTGATGCTAACTGTGCTAAAAAACTTAAACTTATAGATGATGAAAGGATTATATtcactattttaatattttttcagaatatgatttttgttgCCCTTACCATATACCTTTGTTTAGTCAATCTAACCCCCCAAAATAGTACTGCATAAATCATGTAAATACTTATATAGACGCTTCCCCATACCaaatcatctaaattcccGTCCCTCCTACTGTTCAATAAGCACCCCTCGTTTGTAAGTATTCCTGCCACCTGATCCACCCTTGTGTAATACCCTCACCCCCAACCTGCCCCCTTATATAAACATGACCACACCCACCAGACTAGCAAGAACCTTCAAACTACACCCTTTCATGCAAACTGGCACCCCCCCTCCCTTTATGCAGCACGCCAGctcccaattttttttctaaattatatttacCAAATAATATGGGTCACGGTTGTGTTCATATTTGCATGagaaatattgcatgttttctACATAAGCATACGTTTTCTTGACTTGAAAAATGAGTCCGGTGACCCTAGGGTCTCAGGGACGAGCATTGACAGAATAATTTTCCTTCCGAACCAAAGATGACtatttgatactccctctgtccgcaaataggagtcccgtttttccattttagtccgtccgcgaatacgAGTcctggttcacttttaccataactcattccactcacatattatttaaaactaatatatacaagtgggatccctattccactaacttttttccacccacttttcttaatatttcttaaaacccgtgccgcccatAAATGGGattcctaatggcggacggagggagtatttcttaatacGGATCTTTTAGACcttggagggagtatttcttaataaGGATCTTTTAGACCTTGAGCCAGAAAGGGCTAAAAAGTTCACTTTCATATGTGGATGGCTAAAATATGCATATAGCTTTTCTAGTTTGCTAAAAATGGCAATTTCCACTGATACTGTTCTATTTTAACCTTAAGAAATGTGATACCttccataaaaattttatgatgtTAACCTGAAATCATGATACAACAGTCGAATCAGCTACTGCCTCAAAGAATATCTTTaccttctttctctctatcGAAATCTGAAAGATCAAGTATTCGTCTTGAGAAATCATGCTGTTACTTTGAGAGACCTAGTTTTTTGTTCACCTTGATTCAACTGTTGGAAAACCAATGTTTTTAAAATGCTGCCATGGTTATAATTAACATGTTGGGAATATAGAATGAGTGAGAACATGTTGGGAATATAGATTTAAGGGGAGAAGGATTTGTTTCGTTGGATGTCGATGATAACAATGAGAATGGGATAACTATGTTTAGGTTGATGAGGATTGAGaaggatttgaatttagaCTTAATATGTTTTGATGTATGatgattttacattttaattattgagcTAAGACTTCAAttagtattactccctccgtcccgcttaagatgacacgttttcctttttagtttgtcccaactaagatgacacatttccttttttttgtaactttctcttccaattaatacactcaaccactttttctcactcctattaaaatatccatttttctttatctctctactttaatacttacactcaccttcTTTCTCACACTTtaatcaataactcctaaaatcccgtgccggctaagcaatgtgtcatcttagccgggacggagggagtagtatttattagacatggagtattattgttatgactttcaaattttaattgttgttcGAAGATTtgaaatactataatatttttatcattttctatttttttgctttttatatttcatactcctccgtcccaacgaagatgactcactttccttttttggtttattgtcccaaccaagacgacccatttctaaaaatggaaacacctttatttctactttattctctctccacttagtACACAAAACAACGCAGCATAAAATCCCACCATGAAAAGGGtaatcttccttgggacggagggagtattatactatatatgtctatatatattaataatatttatttatcgcTTGCCATATCTCGACATGCATACCGCCATAAAGTTGTGGTATTTGGGTCGACGTAAGTTACCTTATGTTATTCATAACATTGTGAAAAACGTTATGAAGCCTCAAGTACTTCAAATCCCTCCCTTTAGCCCAAGatactataaaaatttttGGAATTGACTTTGTATACAACATTTTGCTATATAATTTCAGATTCTTGCCGCccacttgtttttttttgttttgttattattttactgAATAAGCAGCTGTATGTTTTTAACTCTATAATATACCTTCCTTGAGGTGGTTCTTGTGGCTGCAGCCATTAAGCAATCTGGTAAACctttaatatgaaaaatgatatCATGCTACATAAAATGCAGCTGGCTAGACTACCACAAGATGATGCGACTGCAGTTTATAATATGAGATTGCTAGAATCATCATCAGATCCCAAAAAGAGCTCAATTGTACCATTTTCTCTTAAGTTTGATGTCCACAAGGTAGTGAATAGAAAAGTGATTGTTCTGTAGTAGCCATGCATCTGATAATGGggttaattttcatttttccttgTTTTCAGAAGAAGCATGCTGCACGAAAAGACAGACCTGGAGAAGTGGCATGGCAATTATCACGTTTTTACCCCATTATAGAGGTAAATTTATGACTCTGTAAAGTTGGGAAGATCAAGAGATGTATGGTAGCTCTGGCTCTTGGATGATATTGGATGAGTAATGCACTAAGCTCACATACAGAGATGAATATCACCGATTTTCTTTGAACAAGCTATTTAATAAAACAGCTATAGGaatctatctctactttaagCCGCACCGCAGCTATTGGTAGAATGGGCCACATTCTGTTACCTTGAAATTTTACCTCAGCCAATATAATGCTACTGAATGAGCTTAAAAACTCCACCAAATCTTATAGCAAACTGCTTGTGAGATGGATTTTGAATATACTTGTGTGAGacaaatatgtttaattggtttaaattttgaataacaTTTTGAACAGTATATGTACTATAGCCCAGGACCATGAatgtttgatttctttttctcataCAGAAACAATGACTTGGCCCTGACATGATCTGGTGGCTGAATTAAAAATTTCGACAAAGTTGATCATGTTGTAGACCCATTTGTCCCGTGAAATTTTCACTTTATTGTTTGGTTTGTGTTTGCATTATAAGGTGTTCTGTGATGAAAACTATCGGTAATACTCGTTGGAGTGCACATGAAGTCATTGTAAACATATTTTCTGACTAAATGGTTCCCCTTGCCTTGCAGGAGCTTGTTGAAAAACTTAGTAAAGGCGAACTACCTAGGAATGATTATCCTTGTATGAATGAACCTAGTCCTACTACTCATGGATCCTCTCAGAGTGCAGCAATAAGGTCAGGTGACATCCCAACACCTTATTCAAAGAGATCAAGAAGAACAGCAACATGGGCTCGTCCACGGAATTCTGATGATGGTTATTCAAGGTATACTTGGAGTCTTGTGTTTGTTAATTGACTCTCAACTTTTCTCTCGtggtaatttaatatagtatttGGCTTTATCGTGGTCTTTGAAAAGTGTCTAGTGCTATCCTTTTAAGTTCAACAAGCTTGCACTTTTAGtctttaaacttattttttccatGTAATCTACATGTTGCTTTCCGTCATTTCACCCTGAAATGATTGTgtcttaatttatttgttttgtttagtGATTCAATATTAAGGCACGCCTCTAGTGATTTCAAGAAGATGGGTCAGCggatttttgtgtttattgtAGGTGGGGCAACACGTTCTGAGGTAATATGCAATttttgctctctctctctctctatatatatatattttgtttttgaaatatgtttCTCTGCAGTTACGAGCTTGTCATaaattatcaacaaaattGCACAGAGAAATTGTTCTAGGATCATCCAGTCTCGATGATCCCCCACAATTTATAACGGTAAAAGATTTCATTCTGTCCTATTTACGTATATCATCtcctttattttgtgttattGCATTCATCCAGAAGGTGCATTGAATTTTGAGGCAATGAATCTACTATAGTCTGGCATCTGATTCTGAGATGAGTCGTTTAGAGTGGCTGGCATGATTTGTTTGTAGAATTGAATACTCGATacggtttgcaagattatatccatgattaaatttgtattatgtttggttcatgagattgaaaCTCAtgacttaatcctagatgggtagtcatgtgataattagtcatagtcaATCCCCTCCtactaaataatctcacaacttaatcccaGATTATATCTtgctagtactattttatctagtAAACCAAACACCACCTAGGTATATACATGGGATTAATCACAACATAAGTCACACTGAAGTGGATGATCATTATGTGTACCTTATTCATGATTTCTGTTTCAGGAGCCGGAgatttaactaattatttacTAATGGCTTTTGCTCGGCATATGCTTTGCTTTTTATACCCATTAAAAACGTTTGCAACTGTCTAACCTTGACACAGACAGGAACAGGACCTAATCCCCATCATGTGCTCAGATTCTTGGGTTCTCTTACTTAAATGTTGTGAACTAGTACAGTGATCGCCTGGAGCTTATTGTGtgattctctctcttttacaGAAGCTAAAGTTGTTGAATGCAAATGAGTTGTCATTGGACGACCTCCAGATCTAGATATTTACGGCTGGTGAAGCTGGATATGCAAATTTAAGCGGAGCTGCTTTGCAATTGTGATCATACAACAAAGTATCATGCCGCGTTCCACTATCCTTCTATTTTCTTCTCACCATGTACAAAATGGCTGTGTGGCAGATGTgttgtaatttatttgttgagGCCTTCCGGAAATCTGTGGTGTGTTATGTAAGTATACTTTCTTTTCGCGCCTGAGTGTTTTTTTTCGCAGTTTGTGTATTTCCTTTGCATGTTTGTGTCTTTCTGTAGCTGATTATTTGCTTCACAACTCCACCAAGACCCATGCATGTGTGCTTGCGCCACATAATTCTCGAAGAAATCTTTATCTCCCAAAAAATATAGGAGGTAGTGCATGTGGAACATCGATCAGTTTATGCGTATTTGCATTCACAAAGTGGGTGTTTGGTTagcaagactaaatctcatgattaaatatgtatcatgtttggttcataagattgacctccacaacttaatcctagatggatagtctcataataattagtcatagcttccccctccaactaaaataatctcacaacttaatcctagatggatagtctcatgataattagtcatgacaaccgAACACCACCAAAGTGTTTCGTTCCCTGATAGAGAGCGCAAGAGAGCCAAAACCAGTGTATTTGTTTCATCCCCTAAATAAGAGTCTCGGTCGATTATTGCTCACTTAATAGTCAAGCTGTACGAGGGGATAAGGTATAAATTTCTATGGCTGAATTGTTGATGAGTGATCGTAGTTGCAAGaaatatgaaacaaatatACACTTTGTCCCTTCTTTTGAAAGATATATGTTTCCTgcacaattagtaaagtaaaatgattgaagaattattagtggagaatgagttcTACAGATAAAcaagttttctaaaatagaaagtgcataATTATATGAGACAGATTAATATGAGACagattaatatgaaaatagattatatttttaagagataataatataaaattattctaattttaggTGCTAGGGATTGCTTaattccacacctactttttACTACATGCATTATAAGTAGCGTTATAAGTAGATAATTAGATTAGAATTATATGAATTGGAGAATATTGCcctattaaaaaagaaatttttttctttttaggttaaactattaaaagtaaaatgtttttaaaacaaaaacaacataatctctacttttttctctctccacttaactcacaaagcaatattgtataaaattttgtaccaaaatttaatgagacgaatggagtattaatatttttaattttaatccaatttttttgccagagtaatgataataaattagtactacttcCATCACATAGGAATAGGCTgaactttcttttttcatccGTGCCATAGAAATAGACCgtattcaattattaatttttttttactttatcatttatgggcTCCACCATCCACTAtattatttcatcaattttttctacttctcttttactttaccaattatacattaaaatttgtgtcatcCCAATTAGCCTATCACACTATGGGATGGATGGGCTATTCTATTCTTTTAATTGACAAATGAATattcctccattccatagtaatagagttattttggcattttggtacgttccataataatagagtcatttctctttttaataaaagtcaacacaattttccacacctactttactctctcttacttttttctctctccatctctctacctttttcattttccactttattctttctttacttaactcacctaacataatttttcttaatctacgtgccaaaaagttttgcctccattactatggaatggaaggagtagtattttaaagGTGGCGTCACGTAGACTTGAACCCAG harbors:
- the LOC125222586 gene encoding SNARE-interacting protein KEULE-like isoform X2, with product MSMSDSDTASQGSEYKNFRQISRDRLLYEMLRSTKTGDSKSSWKVLIMDKLTVRIMSYACKMADITEEGVSLVEDIHKRRQPLPSMDGIYFIQPTKENIVIFLSDMSGRSPLYKKAFVFFSSPVSRELVAQIKRDGSVLPRIGALREMNLEYFAIDSQGFITDNERALEDLFGEEESSRRGDACLNLMGTRIATVLASLREFPNVRYRAAKSLDPTTMTTFRDLIPTKLAASVWNNLMKYKANLPNFPQMETCELLILDRSVDQIAPVIHEWTYDAMCHDLLNMDGNKYIHEVPSKTGGRPEKKEVLLEDHDPIWLELRHAHIADASERLHEKMTNFVSKNKAAQIHGSRSGGELSTRDLQKMVQALPQYSEQIEKLSLHVDIAGKINKIIRESGLKDVGQLEQDLVFGDAGTKDIINFLRAKEDISREYKLRLLMIYAAVYPEKFDDDKISKLMEKKHAARKDRPGEVAWQLSRFYPIIEELVEKLSKGELPRNDYPCMNEPSPTTHGSSQSAAIRSGDIPTPYSKRSRRTATWARPRNSDDGYSSDSILRHASSDFKKMGQRIFVFIVGGATRSELRACHKLSTKLHREIVLGSSSLDDPPQFITKLKLLNANELSLDDLQI
- the LOC125222586 gene encoding SNARE-interacting protein KEULE-like isoform X1, which codes for MSMSDSDTASQGSEYKNFRQISRDRLLYEMLRSTKTGDSKSSWKVLIMDKLTVRIMSYACKMADITEEGVSLVEDIHKRRQPLPSMDGIYFIQPTKENIVIFLSDMSGRSPLYKKAFVFFSSPVSRELVAQIKRDGSVLPRIGALREMNLEYFAIDSQGFITDNERALEDLFGEEESSRRGDACLNLMGTRIATVLASLREFPNVRYRAAKSLDPTTMTTFRDLIPTKLAASVWNNLMKYKANLPNFPQMETCELLILDRSVDQIAPVIHEWTYDAMCHDLLNMDGNKYIHEVPSKTGGRPEKKEVLLEDHDPIWLELRHAHIADASERLHEKMTNFVSKNKAAQIHGSRSGGELSTRDLQKMVQALPQYSEQIEKLSLHVDIAGKINKIIRESGLKDVGQLEQDLVFGDAGTKDIINFLRAKEDISREYKLRLLMIYAAVYPEKFDDDKISKLMELARLPQDDATAVYNMRLLESSSDPKKSSIVPFSLKFDVHKKKHAARKDRPGEVAWQLSRFYPIIEELVEKLSKGELPRNDYPCMNEPSPTTHGSSQSAAIRSGDIPTPYSKRSRRTATWARPRNSDDGYSSDSILRHASSDFKKMGQRIFVFIVGGATRSELRACHKLSTKLHREIVLGSSSLDDPPQFITKLKLLNANELSLDDLQI